The Silene latifolia isolate original U9 population chromosome Y, ASM4854445v1, whole genome shotgun sequence sequence AACTATTTGGTATAATTTGTGATGTATAATGTTAAAAAGTTTATTTAATgacataaatgtcttaataatcaTATCAATATATTACATATACCTTTAATTTAGAGCTGTAAGTATAGAAGAACAACCAACTCACAAATTTGTTGCACAAATAAGCATTTTACGATCCTGAACGATCCTACCATCGATCCTACACGATCCTGTACGATCCTATCCGATCCTGACCGATCCTATAACGATCCTACCACCAAAACGATCCTACGACGATTTGAATCGTTTTCCACTTtttggatcgtaggatcgtacgatcctacgatccggatCGCGATTTTAACAACAATGCTCTCAAATGCTGTTGGAAGAGGAGATGTTGAGCCATCTTCGGCGGGTACTCGGTTTATCGTGCCTTCTtctttccccggaggtgacaaCTGGAAAAAAGCAAATTTCCTCGATACCATGACTATTTGTAAGTGGTTTGGTTATCCAGATTTATTCATCACTTTCACCGTAATCCAAAGTGGCCTAAATAGTACGATTTGTTTCTAAAAGAGGCTTGCGACCGAGGATCGTCCGGATATTATCATCGCGTATTTAAAATGAAGCTTGATGAGTTGATTAGGGACTTCAAGGATCGACATATTTTTGGAAGAGCGCGGGGAGGTACTACCAATTGCTAATCTTTTAATTTAATATATCGTTTCTGACATAGCATTACTGTAGAAAAATCTAATGACATTTATGAACGTGTTTTTTGCAGTCGTGTATACTATTGAATTTCAAAAACGTGGACTCCCTCATGCCCATATAGTATTGTTCCTACATCGGGAGGACAAATTTGCTACAGCCGCAGATGTTGACAAAATCATTTCCGCGGAGATTCCTGATCCGACTACAGATCCCGTCTTACATAGTGTTGTTTGCGAGTATATGCTTCATGGACCGTGTGGTAAAGCAAAGCCCTCATGTCCGTGTATGGTGGGAGGCAAGTGCTCAAAATATTACCCAAAGCCGTGCACCGAGAGAACAACGGTTGACGGTGATGGGTACCCTATATACAAGAGAAGCAAGAAAGGAGTTACGGTGATTAAAGATGATGTGCCCCTGGGAAATGATTTTGTCATTCCATATAACTCTAAGTTGTTGTTGAAATATCGGGCTCATATCAATATCGAATGGTGTAATCAATCTAGATCCATAAAGTACCTATTTAAGTACATTAACAAGGGCTCTAATCGAGTTACCATGCAGTCGTCTTATACACGACGTAATGAGGAGGACCCTGGTCGATTTTATGAGATTAAGAGGTTTTACGATTGTCGATATCTCTCTGCATGTGAAGCCGTTTGGAGACTTTTTGGGTTTGATATCCACTACAGAACTCCTGCTATTGAAAGGCTACAATATCATCTTCCGGATGAGCAACCTATAGTCTTCCACGATGATGATTGGGTTGATGAGGTCGTAGAAAAGACTTCGGTCGGGGTGTCACAATTTCTTAATTGGATGGGCTGTAATAATTCGACAGTAGAAGACATCAGGTTGCTAAAGAATTATTGTACTGTGAATTTCCAACCAAATTTGTTtggaaaaagaaacttcgtcaaTGGAGCCTTAGGAAAAAAGGATTTACAATTGGTAGGTTGGTTCACGTTCCCCGGCAATGTGGTGAATTGTATTTCATGAGAGTAATGTTGAATCACGTTAAGGGACCAAAATGTTTTGAGGATATTAGGACTGTGAATCAGTTTGTTCATCCGACATTTAGAGAAGCATGTTATGCATTGGGATTAATTGGTGATGATCGAGTATATTTCACTATCAACGAAGCGGTGATTGGGGTCCGCTTCTACTTGAGAAATTTGTTCGCGACGTTATTATTTTGTGGCACTTTGTGTATGTCGAGCGAGTCCTGGGACGAAACTTGGCAACTAACTATCGGACGACATCCTTCATAGGCAACGCACTATTCTTAACAATCAAGGTGTGTCTTCATTTAATAGTAAACATTTACCGCTATTTTAATTAGAACAACTTTAaaacaattcttcatatttcgcATTCTTACCTTCATCTATTCTATGAATTGATTGCTGCAGTATATAAAATCACATAGATAATATTGCAACTTTTTTAACCACAGATTTACAGCTTACCGATGAAGAgttgcaaaattatgcacttatTGATATTGAAAATTCTCTTCAAATAAATGGTAGTTCACTTCGTCGATTTGAGGGAATGTCGTTCCCAAACATGTCTGCAACGACACATCATCGAAATAGTTTAGTCATGGATGCGTTGTCGTATGATAGACAGTCCTTGAGTGAAGAACATGAGATTCTGTTATCTTCAATGACTGGCGAGCAGAGGTTGGTGTATAATGAAGTGATGGAAGCTGCTTTAAATAACAAAGGAGGGGTGTTCTTCGTTTATGGATATGGTGGAACTGGGAAAACTTTCCTTTGGAGAGCTTTGTGTGCCTGTTTCAGGAGTAAGGGCGATATTGTTGTGGCTGTTGCGTCAAGTGGAATTGCAGCAACATTGATACCAGGTGGTGTAACAGCTCATTCCAGGTTTGGAATTTCCATTAATGTAACGGAGGATTCCATATGCTCCCGAATTAAGCCCGGCAGTGATTTAGCTGAACTTTTGATACGTGCTAAACTCATAATATGGGATGAAGCACCGATAACTCATAGGCATTGCTTTGAGGCCCTTGATAAAAGTTTAAAAGATGTAATGCGTGTTTTGGACGTGAGAAATGCTGAAGTGCCGTTTGGTGGGAAAGTTGTGGTATTCGGGGGTGATTTTAGACAGACATTACCGGTtgtttcaaaaggaagtagagcAGATGTTGTGGCTGCATCCCTGTGTTCATCGTATTTATGGTCTTTCTGCACGGTATATATATTTCTTTCTTTAAATATCAATATTACCGTTTTATGTGAGTCTTAGTTAAATTAATTTTGtcgtaatatatttatataatttaaaacGTATACCACTTATAGGTACTTAGATTGACCAAAAATATGTGATTGCAAGTTGGTACTTCAACTGACAATGTTGAGGAGTTACGAAAATTCTCCGAATGGCtcttggagattggagatggtatAGCGGTGTGAAAATGATGGAGAAGTTGATCTAGAATTACCAGCCGACTTACTAATTCAGGATGTGACGAATCCTATTAAGACATTAGTAGATGTCACTTATCCGGATCTGCTAGCACAATTGTGGAATCCGGAATATCTCCAACAAAGGACAATCCTGGCCCCTACTCACGAGATTGTTGAATCAGTAAATGAATATGTTTTGTCGCTTATTAAAAAGGATGAGAGAATTTATTTAAGCTCCGATGAGGTGTGTAGTGATGCCAGAGGTACAGGTGACGGTGACATTCACTCTATTGAATTCCTCAACAGTATTAAATGTGCCGGACTCCCGAATCACCAGTTGAAGTTGAAGGTCGGTGCTATGGTGATGCTTCTGCGAAACATTGATCAATCACGTGGGTTGTGTAACGGCACGAGACTAACTGTGATTGATCTGGGAGCACGCGTGATAAAATGTACTGTCTTAACTGGTAGTCATAAAGGTTATAGAGTGCATATTGCTCGACTAACACTTAATCCATCGGGCACCTGTAGATTTCCGGTACGTTTCAGTAGAAGACAATTCCCCATCGCTGTTTGTTTTGCAATGACGATAAACAAGAGTCAAGGCCAGTCTTTATCTCAGGTCAGCATCTATCTTCCAAGGCCAGTGTTTAGTCATGGCCAGCTTTATGTCGCACTTTCCAGGGTCACTCGAAAAGAAGGCTTGAAAATTTTAATTTGTGACTCAGATATGCGTACTTCTACTACGACTACTAATGTAGTGtatcatgaaatttttcaatttttagaataatttgcatttgttaaagttgattattagattatatttcttttatccgaaTGTAAAGTTTTGTATGTATGCattttttatttacaagagtagataacgttatttccttataaaccaATGCATGTCAACACATGTttttaacaaatttaaacattaattatgtacatCGTTGATTTAGACCATTTAGAtaggtacaatagaaatgcaaaatcaaatatacattaaaaaaaaaatcatcccgACCCAAATagatacccgtgcaattttgcacgggtttaaaactagtttattatatatatatatatataaaccgcTTTCACGTTGAAAATCTGTAGTGCAGCTCTCATAATTCATCAATTATATTTTGATTattatttgtttgaattttttggtGTGTACGtctaattatttttttattaaattgtTTGTGTTAACATGATATCTAACTATTATAAACCTTACCCTTTTCCAGTCGCAGGCGTTCATCAGCGTTTGATTTTGGCAAAAGAAGTATGTATTCCGGGGTGTTTTTGATGTCCTCTCATGCGCGTTAAAGGTTTTTATTCCTTTTTATCTTCAACAAAATTGCACTTTGTTCTTAATATTAACAGCCTGATCATATATTCATGTTTACTAACTATAGAGTACTACTTACTATCCGGTGCTGTGTAATTCGTTTTACTCTTCTAaattgtaatttttaaaaccctttttaaaattttaatattCTCTTAATTCGTGAAATTGGTAGCTAATTTCTTTCTCTTTTGCCCAATTTATGTAATAAACTTTagaataaattaacaattaattcttTTTATAAACCATTTTTCTAAAATAAGTCCcttatgaaaactttttaataatttactcccataaaatgttTTCAGTTCAAAAGTTGCACCCATTTCGTCTTTCCGGTGACATATTCCGTCAGTTTTCAAATTTTCAGGTTAGAAACccaatttaatgacgaaaatgcCCTTATGTTGTTACATACTTCAAGGTTTTAACTCTCTTTCCTCTCCATTATACATCCACCGGCACCCACCACAGCCCACCACAACCAACACCGACTACCACCACGGCGCACATTTGAGTAGCCACCCGCACAACCGACACACTCACCCACGACGTCCTGCACACCGACCCCAAGACTCCCACTACTACAACGCCCAAATATACAACAAATACATTCAATCTTGCACGCCTGCCTCCTTCCTCATACAAACTCGAACACTTGCCCCATAATCTTTGCTTTTTACTCACTAGAGTTATGAATTGTGATAATGGGTAGGATTATGGGCAAAATAGGGAAAATCACACCCAATGATTTCTTTGCTTTTTGACCAAAAATAATTGGGAAATGAAAAATTGGGGTTAATTTCTGGGTTAAGAAGAACCCAATCCTTTCAAtttcaatactttttttgtcGGGTTCGGGCGGATACTTTTGATCTCGTTTGAACGATATGGACGTGATTTGGGCTTATGTATTTCTTCTTTCATGTTCATAGTAAAtaaatgaagaagaaatgaaggTGGAGGTGAGGTGGAGGGTTTGGGTTTTGTTTTCTTTGTCTTTGTTTACGGGAAGTACGGGGGAGAAGAAGAGATTGgacactaaaataaaacaaccgaAGAAATGAGAAATTGGGAAATGAAAAAATTGATCAAACCCAGAAAATTATTTCCCACAATTTTTCTGGGTTAAGATTGAATGATGTCGAGTGGCAGAGTAGATGGTGATGGTAGTTGATGATGTTGAGTGGCAGAAGAAGAATGTTGGACAAGCATGTGAGCGAAATTAGGTGACGGAAATGGTGGTCCGATGTGAGGGTGGTGTTGCAGGGAAAGTGGATGGTTGTGATCTTGGTGTGTTGAGGTAGGTGATGTTGAGATGAGGAGGAAGTAGGTGACGGAAATGGTGGTCCTATGAAGGAGAGGAATGGTTGAATTGAATGAGAGGATGACAAAATAAAGGaccaaagaaagaaaaaagaatacCAGGGGCAAAAcggtcataatttttttttttcaccgGAAAGACGAAATGGGTGTAACTTTTGAACTGAGAACATTTTATGGGAATAAATTATAAAAaagttttcataagggagttattttagaaaaatgatgtataaaagggagtaattgttaatttactctAAACTTTAGTTGGGGTCGAACTATTTCGTTTTAAATCTCTACCAAAAGAAAGTCGGGTGAATTATATAAAGTATCTAGAACTTTGTGTTTAGTACAATATTTTTTTCTTTTGGTGACAATAAATTGAGCAATGTTACGGAATACTTAGTAGAGCAAATTGCTATTCCGCCACATCAGACTATATAGCCTTGATTACAAAGTTAAGACTTTTTCATTGTAGATTTGGTATTAGCACTACATCTAGGATAGTGGTGCatcataattatttaattttgtaAACATAACTCTAGAAAGTTATAAAAAACCTATGGAGTTAAAAAATAATTCACAATAGAAAGTTGAGCCCAATGCTAGAGCTAAATAAAAAATTCACAATAACGTTAGAATTTGCGAGTTAGATATACATCACTGGCCTCCGTCCGTAGTCACGAACGAGCTAACAATAGCAACATGATTGATTAATACGGAGTACTATattaagaatgaataataatgcgaCTCTAATTTTTATTGAAtactttaaaataaataaataaaagagaaataaaaaaatattactgATAAAATTTATATATATTGATAATAGTTTTGAGAATTAAGGGGATTTTGGGTGTATACGTAACTATTAGTGTTTAGTATTTGCTAAAATACTCATAGCATCAATTGTATACATATGAGGTTGTACCATAATGCTTTAGCAACACTATCGTATTGTTTGATAACTTGATTTTTTTTCTTCTAGTTCTACcacattaatttgtatatatattatgttaataCTGATAATGTTTGTCTGTTTTACTTTCTGATGGTGCTACACACTAGCGCTTGCTTTCGTGTATACATATACTGATATACATGCAGATATAAATGCCTTAGGCTCAATTCAATGTTGTATTCTTAGATTGATTAAGACATGGTACACGTATGTGTTATGCTAGAGCGATATTGTATTTTCCAAATTATACGGAGCACTTGATAGTTCGGTTTTACTTTTGCCCCTTATATTATTTTCGCAGGAAGCAGGCACATAACGTGGATCACAATCGCAAAATCTATATCAATGGCACTATATATCATAATTCTTAAGGAAGAATGTCAAACTAGCAATAATCATAGGTTTTGTTGGACAATATActacctccattcaactccactctaccactttcatttttctacactattcacaaatacaaattcaatttcaattttctctcaatacataagtggaaatatattcatgagggatcttgtttgattcgtctttacgaatgctttaaaaatatctaacttttaaaatttttgcaaatacgtagctaacgatatttaccgcgtaaaacatgcgttggcaaacgtgataaagcaaagtggtagagtggagttgaatggaggaagtatatagcTATATGCGGATGCTGAGTACTCTCTCTATTCCAgtaaatagtttacatttgcttaaACTATCTGTCTcaatgaatagtttacatttgtttAAACCAAGATTAGATATGGCAAACGGGTTAACCAGGTTGAGTACGGGTTGTGTCATAATGGGTCAGGTTACTTTCGGGTTGTAAGAGTCCAGGTCGAATGAGGTTATTTCGGGTTCAAGTCAACGAATATCAAGTTATTTGCGATAATAATCAGTTTATAATAATTAACAAAAGATATTTGGATCGGGTTATATTTTAGGTTAGATTAACTCAAGTTAAGGCAAACTCTTTCTATTATATTTTCTTAATAAATCATTCTCATAGACTCATCAGGAGTCGTTTGGTTGCCTCGATAAAACGTAGGCATTATATTGAGAAATCCCATGAATTGAAAAATCAAGACTTGTTTGGTTGACATATTTTTTGTAAAATGGAGGAATTCTAACTTCCTAGGAACTTCCAATGCCTACATAATGGGGGAATTGGCTTacctaaccccccccccccccttaggTAATTGAAAGTTCCGGTGGAATTAGATTCCTACATTGATAACCAAACAAGTTTTCTCAAATCACATGAATTCAATGTAGGAACTTAATTCCTATGAATTAGCATTTCCTAGGAAAATCTAATGCCTTCATGAACCAAACAACTCCTGAAGTTGTGATAATGGCGTAAGTGTTGAATATAACTCAAGATATTAAGTACACTTCACTTCAGTGTCTTGTGCATTGTCGGAGCAATTTTTTAACATAAGCTTCAAGATAAGTATTTTGAAATTACTGTTGTGAATAACTTAAGATCAATAAATCCAGTCCAATTTGTGCATATTATGGTAAACTTTAGAAGAGTAAAACGAATTAAGAGAATATTAAAATTCTATTAAGATCATCACGAATTATAATACGATTCATCAAACAAGATGATCTTAATAGAATTATAATAGTACTCTACGATAAATTGTAGTAGATTCTCTCACAAATCATGACCTGTAGGATGTGATCACTTTTAGTATTGATAAATAGGCCAATCTTTACATTTATATAGAGTAACAATATTCAGTTTAATCTTACAACCTATTTCAAAATGGATCAATTCTAGAGTTTTTATTAAGCGAAAAAGATGAGCAAAAAACAGTTATTTTGGAACACTACCACTTAAAAGTAACGATTTTAACGCCACTGTTGAGATATTAAGAACTACTTTCAGTAAGAGCTCCGTTGTCGAATTCAGTCCTAAGCATTAATCAAGAAGCGGTGGGAACGACGGAACCCATGAATACATAAGATTAAATTTAAAATGAATCCTGATTATTCAGTGGGAAGGATGGCGGAACGAACCATAAATCAATTCATATTTTCTGAAAAATTATAAACTAACTCTACAATTGAAAAAGAGACTGAAAGAGTAAATATTCACCCGCGAAAATATATTTTAGAATATATAAAATATCGtagtttattttcgcagtacgattTTTACTCATTACATGACTTTTTATCTTAAACTTTCCATTTGTCTACCCTTGAGTAAAAAACTTCATACCTaattctctcccttctctcttttGTTAAATTCTTAACCTCCTTCAACCCCTTTTAAATTCTTCAATTATGAACGATAATTCGAGTATAGAGGAGGTATTTCTTTTGTTAGTGCATTATTAATAAATAAATTGGCTTTTTGTtataattttgtttttattttaattagggtttatgttacAAAAGGGTAAATTCAATAGTCAATTATCAATTGTGTTATACTAAAATTGTCCATACCGCGACCGTATATCGCCGGAGACATTGGCAAATAGTTGCCAGTCCACTGTATGGTGTTGTTTGGTGGGTCGTTGGCAATGGTGCTAAGTTGAGTAAATTAATTACGTACTacattttttataaaaaaactgCAAAGTGTAGTACAAGGACAAAATGTAGTATACAACACTGCAACTACACAGCCAACTAACAAACTACACACCAACCCCACACACCACCCAATCCTTGACTCACCTTTGCAACCCCTACCACCAGCGTTCTGATCGGTTGGCATAGTCCGTGTCGGGGAGCAGTGCAACCACTTTAACCATTTGGTTTCCCAACCCCACGCAACCACTCTAACACAACCTCGCTGGCGACGTATTACgccggtgaacctcttccgccagTAACCGGAAATAGGATGGTGTGAAAATAGAGGAGAATGGGTATCAAGGTATGTGAAATTAGAAGGAATAGaatagagagaaattaaagagggAAAATGGTATGGGAAATGTGAGGGGTATAATTGTCAACAGTGTAATGTAATGAGTAAAatgcgtactgcgaaaatcaTCACCCTAAAatatttactaaaattaatccCTAAGAATCGCTTGGGCTTGAAATCTAGTTTTTACCAATTTGACAAATGACCttcactttttttaccaatttggtagTTTGGCCGACTTTTCATCTATCATCAAATTCATCTTCCCCCAAAACTCTGCGTCAAGAGAGAAAAACGCCCTAATTCGCGTCGTATCGATTAAGCTAGCGAAGATGTTGAGAATGGCGGCAAAGCGGCTTTCTTCTCTCACCTCATCTCCATCATGGCGccccgccgccgccgccgccgccgttTCTAAGCCTCTGTTTTCCTCCAATCGCGACGATGAGACCAGATCTGCGCTTTCTGCACCTCATTTTTACATGTCTCACCGTGGTTAGGGCTTCCTTCTTTAATTGAGATCGCCTTTATATGTTTATTCCTTTGATTTGATCGATTTTTGACTTGCGATTTGTTATATTTGATGTTTTCATTTTGATTTTCAATTCTATTGAGGATCTCTACATGTATTCGCGCTGATTGTGTTGATTGCACATGTGAGCGTCTCATGTCAACGAAAAATAGGAGAAAATTGACTCCTTTACAATCCGAGAAGCTACTATTTCTATTGCCGATTGATTTCCAATTAATCATTATAGGATATTAGGATGGAATCTCTTTCGACTCGTGAGGTGGACTCTTTCTACTCTCGATGTGCGCCGGTTGGGCTCAGTTGGTCAACACATTATGTGTGTTTGACATTTTGAAATGATTGTTGTATTGTCTTTAAGGTGCGATAAGTTTTAGTTCGGTAGATTTGTGAAGGTAAAATAATCAAACGTTACGGTTGCAATTTGGTATTTGAAGATTTTTAAGATTTCATTGAGGAATTTTGGAGGTGCCGGGGCACATATATCTTGCGTTTTTTTAATGCTGTATGGTTCTAATTTCTGTTGCTATAGATTGAAATGAGTTGACTTGATCGTTGAAATGTTCTGCTTATAGGATACTCCCTcggtcccggtcatttgttgtccttttccattttggggtgtctcaatcatttgttgtcctttctattttaagaatgaacttgatgagtaatttgataatTCTCATTCactttgttccacttgtcatttggttattggccctctcctctttccttgatctttgtgccaaaaccaaaggacaacaattgaccgggacggagggagtacatattTGTGTTTTTAGGGGTCGAGTGGATTCGCGTTGGTAATCAGTATGGGGCGAATTGAAA is a genomic window containing:
- the LOC141627568 gene encoding uncharacterized protein LOC141627568: MAREKRQSRVSNKRVGNVHSDASQKTVNFTPVTSNVTELICSPTDVVERLVRDLCAEYGETFSEVIPECSRTQQNTSVPLNNDAWEGYWDCGDAEYECEKCNALMWFDERKDKRRGTRRPKFSLCCSDGKVELAFLQQPPELIKSLLTGQHRFSNHYRENIRTYNSMFSFTSMGGKIDHSINKGKGPYTFRMGGQNCHRIGTLVPTGDARPKFCQLYIYDTEEEVQNRKNAISPGDPSRFNDELIRLLENMIDSHNTIAKTFRKVRDRLTVNTDNEVSIKFISRRSSDGRTYNLPTVSEVAALIEGDIGPHMEKRDIIVRRSCGSYDPTIRIAILTTMLSNAVGRGDVEPSSAGTRFIVPSSFPGGDNWKKANFLDTMTIFVYTIEFQKRGLPHAHIVLFLHREDKFATAADVDKIISAEIPDPTTDPVLHSVVCEYMLHGPCGKAKPSCPCMVGGKCSKYYPKPCTERTTVDGDGYPIYKRSKKGVTVIKDDVPLGNDFVIPYNSKLLLKYRAHINIEWCNQSRSIKYLFKYINKGSNRVTMQSSYTRRNEEDPGRFYEIKRFYDCRYLSACEAVWRLFGFDIHYRTPAIERLQYHLPDEQPIVFHDDDWVDEVVEKTSVGVSQFLNWMGCNNSTVEDIRLLKNYCTVNFQPNLFGKRNFVNGALGKKDLQLLTDEELQNYALIDIENSLQINGSSLRRFEGMSFPNMSATTHHRNSLVMDALSYDRQSLSEEHEILLSSMTGEQRLVYNEVMEAALNNKGGVFFVYGYGGTGKTFLWRALCACFRSKGDIVVAVASSGIAATLIPGGVTAHSRFGISINVTEDSICSRIKPGSDLAELLIRAKLIIWDEAPITHRHCFEALDKSLKDVMRVLDVRNAEVPFGGKVVVFGGDFRQTLPVVSKGSRADVVAASLCSSYLWSFCTRCENDGEVDLELPADLLIQDVTNPIKTLVDVTYPDLLAQLWNPEYLQQRTILAPTHEIVESVNEYVLSLIKKDERIYLSSDEVCSDARGTGDGDIHSIEFLNSIKCAGLPNHQLKLKVGAMVMLLRNIDQSRGLCNGTRLTVIDLGARVIKCTVLTGSHKGYRVHIARLTLNPSGTCRFPVRFSRRQFPIAVCFAMTINKSQGQSLSQSQAFISV